One window of Triticum dicoccoides isolate Atlit2015 ecotype Zavitan chromosome 5A, WEW_v2.0, whole genome shotgun sequence genomic DNA carries:
- the LOC119299452 gene encoding FBD-associated F-box protein At5g60610-like isoform X2 — MDAAGPSPKRRRSASPGVEEDGGCADYISALPDAVLGDIISLLPTKEGARTRILASRWRDLWLSAPLNLDCRELTAGRNEVRSDVVSRILSSHRGPGRRLYINTCIHWIPADTVEACLRSAALDNLEELDFINHLLEKPQRALILRFSPTLRVANIGGCNLSDVNFHELHLHFPLLKQLGLVNVMISESSLHSLIAGCPALECLLIDMCSGFRRIRINSPTIRCMAVREYGIPIESLLLEQIVIEKAPCLVRLLFERGSILQVTVLAAPKLETLGFISDKCRSGELSRLMIGSTVIQGLCVDNLITVVQTVKILALDMHNLSLDTVIELMRCFPCLEKLYIQSFQSRPGNLWRRKHRNLLKCFDMSLKTLVLQLYRGKKSQINFLTFFVLNAKVLESVTLGITTRNNNEKFLAEQRRKLELENRVSRDAQFHFRTGSCVRSSYDIKHIGDLDLTDPFAHM, encoded by the exons ATGGATGCGGCGGGTCCTAGCCCGAAGCGGAGGAGATCGGCCTCGCCCGGTGTGGAAGAAGACGGAGGATGCGCCGACTACATCAGCGCCCTCCCCGACGCCGTGCTTGGcgacatcatctccctcctccccacCAAGGAAGGCGCCCGCACCCGAATCCTCGCGTCCCGGTGGCGCGACCTCTGGCTCTCCGCCCCTCTTAATCTCGACTGCCGTGAGCTCACCGCCGGCAGGAATGAAGTTCGCTCCGACGTCGTCTCCCGCATCCTTTCCTCCCACCGGGGACCCGGCCGTCGTCTCTACATCAACACCTGCATCCACTGGATACCAGCAGACACCGTGGAAGCTTGCCTCCGATCCGCCGCTCTGGACAACCTTGAGGAGCTTGATTTCATCAACCATCTGTTAGAGAAACCACAGCGGGCATTGATCCTCCGCTTCTCGCCCACCCTCCGTGTTGCCAACATTGGTGGATGCAACCTCTCGGACGTCAACTTCCATGAGCTCCACCTTCACTTCCCCTTGCTTAAGCAGCTCGGTCTTGTAAATGTCATGATCTCGGAGAGCTCGCTGCATAGCCTGATTGCCGGGTGCCCAGCTCTCGAGTGCTTGCTGATTGACATGTGCTCTGGCTTCCGCCGCATCCGAATAAACTCCCCAACTATTAGATGCATGGCTGTGAGAGAATATGGGATACCGATAGAGTCACTGCTGCTTGAACAAATCGTCATTGAGAAAGCTCCTTGTCTTGTGAGGCTGCTTTTTGAGAGGGGCAGTATTCTGCAGGTAACCGTACTCGCAGCTCCTAAACTGGAGACTTTAGGCTTCATTAGTGATAAGTGCAGGTCAGGTGAATTGTCCAGACTCATGATTGGCTCCACTGTTATTCAG GGATTGTGTGTTGATAACCTGATAACAGTGGTACAAACTGTCAAGATTTTGGCTCTTGATATGCACAATCTTAGTTTGGATACTGTTATTGAATtgatgagatgctttccgtgcttgGAGAAGTTGTACATTCAG TCATTTCAATCAAGACCGGGGAATTTGTGGCGTCGTAAACACCGGAATCTGTTAAAATGTTTTGACATGAGTCTGAAGACGTTAGTGTTACAACTATATCGGGGGAAGAAGTCGCAAATTAACTTTCTTACATTCTTTGTATTGAATGCGAAAGTGCTAGAGTCAGTGACACTTGGCATCACAACCAGGAATAACAATGAGAAGTTCTTGGCAGAACAACGCAGGAAGCTTGAGCTGGagaacagggtttccagagatgctCAGTTTCATTTTAGAACTGGTAGTTGTGTCCGCAGTTCTTATGATATCAAGCATATCGGTGATTTGGATTTAACTGATCCATTTGCACATATGTAG
- the LOC119299452 gene encoding FBD-associated F-box protein At5g60610-like isoform X1, with product MDAAGPSPKRRRSASPGVEEDGGCADYISALPDAVLGDIISLLPTKEGARTRILASRWRDLWLSAPLNLDCRELTAGRNEVRSDVVSRILSSHRGPGRRLYINTCIHWIPADTVEACLRSAALDNLEELDFINHLLEKPQRALILRFSPTLRVANIGGCNLSDVNFHELHLHFPLLKQLGLVNVMISESSLHSLIAGCPALECLLIDMCSGFRRIRINSPTIRCMAVREYGIPIESLLLEQIVIEKAPCLVRLLFERGSILQVTVLAAPKLETLGFISDKCRSGELSRLMIGSTVIQVCPMASQLHFYAQKNCLSPDLCTGLILWLSYLIKGLCVDNLITVVQTVKILALDMHNLSLDTVIELMRCFPCLEKLYIQSFQSRPGNLWRRKHRNLLKCFDMSLKTLVLQLYRGKKSQINFLTFFVLNAKVLESVTLGITTRNNNEKFLAEQRRKLELENRVSRDAQFHFRTGSCVRSSYDIKHIGDLDLTDPFAHM from the exons ATGGATGCGGCGGGTCCTAGCCCGAAGCGGAGGAGATCGGCCTCGCCCGGTGTGGAAGAAGACGGAGGATGCGCCGACTACATCAGCGCCCTCCCCGACGCCGTGCTTGGcgacatcatctccctcctccccacCAAGGAAGGCGCCCGCACCCGAATCCTCGCGTCCCGGTGGCGCGACCTCTGGCTCTCCGCCCCTCTTAATCTCGACTGCCGTGAGCTCACCGCCGGCAGGAATGAAGTTCGCTCCGACGTCGTCTCCCGCATCCTTTCCTCCCACCGGGGACCCGGCCGTCGTCTCTACATCAACACCTGCATCCACTGGATACCAGCAGACACCGTGGAAGCTTGCCTCCGATCCGCCGCTCTGGACAACCTTGAGGAGCTTGATTTCATCAACCATCTGTTAGAGAAACCACAGCGGGCATTGATCCTCCGCTTCTCGCCCACCCTCCGTGTTGCCAACATTGGTGGATGCAACCTCTCGGACGTCAACTTCCATGAGCTCCACCTTCACTTCCCCTTGCTTAAGCAGCTCGGTCTTGTAAATGTCATGATCTCGGAGAGCTCGCTGCATAGCCTGATTGCCGGGTGCCCAGCTCTCGAGTGCTTGCTGATTGACATGTGCTCTGGCTTCCGCCGCATCCGAATAAACTCCCCAACTATTAGATGCATGGCTGTGAGAGAATATGGGATACCGATAGAGTCACTGCTGCTTGAACAAATCGTCATTGAGAAAGCTCCTTGTCTTGTGAGGCTGCTTTTTGAGAGGGGCAGTATTCTGCAGGTAACCGTACTCGCAGCTCCTAAACTGGAGACTTTAGGCTTCATTAGTGATAAGTGCAGGTCAGGTGAATTGTCCAGACTCATGATTGGCTCCACTGTTATTCAGGTATGTCCTATGGCTTCTCAGTTGCATTTCTATGCGCAGAAAAATTGCCTATCACCTGACCTGTGCACTGGCCTAATATTGTGGCTTTCATACTTGATAAAGGGATTGTGTGTTGATAACCTGATAACAGTGGTACAAACTGTCAAGATTTTGGCTCTTGATATGCACAATCTTAGTTTGGATACTGTTATTGAATtgatgagatgctttccgtgcttgGAGAAGTTGTACATTCAG TCATTTCAATCAAGACCGGGGAATTTGTGGCGTCGTAAACACCGGAATCTGTTAAAATGTTTTGACATGAGTCTGAAGACGTTAGTGTTACAACTATATCGGGGGAAGAAGTCGCAAATTAACTTTCTTACATTCTTTGTATTGAATGCGAAAGTGCTAGAGTCAGTGACACTTGGCATCACAACCAGGAATAACAATGAGAAGTTCTTGGCAGAACAACGCAGGAAGCTTGAGCTGGagaacagggtttccagagatgctCAGTTTCATTTTAGAACTGGTAGTTGTGTCCGCAGTTCTTATGATATCAAGCATATCGGTGATTTGGATTTAACTGATCCATTTGCACATATGTAG